The genomic interval TTTCCCTTTCTCTCACTGTCCCTTTAGCTTCCATTAATCTCTCTGTGCTCACCCTCAATCCTTCCAATGCTGTTTCTGCCTGGAAATGGCGAGTTTCCTCTATCTCCTTCCATTTTTGGAACCAAGCTTGAGGACAGATATTAGGTCCTACAAAGAGAGACTCCATTGCCATCCTTGCTTGCATGAGGCGCTCTGCGAAGTTGGATTGCATTGATTCTAAGATAGCTTGGTAGTGCATCAAATGCCCATCGAAGAATGTGCCGAATCCCGAGCAATCTTTCAGTTTTGCACAAGCATCTCCGTCACCAAATGTTATGATTCCCCTGTTTCTTGGAACAGAACTTGCTAACAGTTCCTTAGCCACGTTTAGGAACTGATTTACAAACTTCCTGCTCTTGCCTTTTCCCATGTGTGGCAGTCCCACCATGCAATTGAAGGCTAACCATTCCCTACCGCCGCCTcgtttcttcattttcttgagCTCATTCGCCAAATCTTCGATTCCCATTTCTTCCACTTTCAACTTTAGGCCTAAAGACCTGGCATGGTCACAAAGTTGCCTTCTTGTGTCCTCAAACCTCCATGGAGAATGAGCAAAGTCTTCCTCTCCCCATCTTATTGATGTTAGTCTCAATGTCTTGTGTTGCCATGCCAAGGCCTCGATCAATGGAGGCCACTGAATCCCCTCCCCAATGTCAAAATCCACGATGTGTAGCATATCTGCATCATTTGGCATGGCTTCAAGGATTGCTGAATTAGCAGCAAAATGAGCAAACCTCCCATATGGGAACATCTGATAGAATGCCCTGAAGGCAGTCTCAAAGTTCCTGCTAGATTCTTGCATTAGATAATCGCTCTGATTTTGAATGCTTTGAGATAAACTGAATGCAATCCGTTCCCAAGTTTCACCAACTGGACTAGCTTTCTCACCGACGCACCTCATGATCACCTCTGCAAGCTGTGTCTGATTCTTCTCTATGGCTTCTCCATAAGCCTTGAGTAGATGAAATATGCTCAATTGGTTATCAATTTCCATGGCTACTCCTGGCATGGTAAGCGATGATTGCATTGATATCACATCCGTTGATGCCTCACTAGATCTCACGGATGGACTAGGACTCCATACATCTTGCCCGTGAGAGGACAGTGGCAGTGACTGAAAACTTTCTTCACTAGTCTCATCCAAACAGTTGTACAGATCCTCAATCCCATCAGTCAGCATAGACTCAAGCCCCTCCAAGGGGACAACAGAAAAATCCTCCAAAGGTTCTGTTACCTGAAGCTGATCATCACAGGCTGGAAATTGGAAAACCTCACCGGAGAACATTGTAGAGAAATGGGAAATCGAGGAAATGTCAGAGGAATCCTCCCTGGTAGTGAATGAAGAGGAGAATTCACAACCGTTAAAATGGGCACTCATATTCAAGTCATGGAGTTCGAACTGATCAATAGTTGGATTCATGAAATCGTCGACTGGCCATAAAAGGGGAAAATTTTCTGATTCCATCATCTTCTGTAGATAACTTACAGAACTAAAACACTTAATCTGATTTGCTTTGAGTCTTGACTGTGGAGTtttcgtgtgtgtgtgtgcgtgcgtatatatataaagcagATAACGATGGCATGAATAACATaacatgaaaagaaatttaaatcaaagaaaagaaCTCCCAATCACTCTCGCCCGATTTCTTAAGAGTATTATTCCATCAAGGTTCCCTGCTGGGTCGCCTTCCTTGCTTGGCAGCTTCCCAGAGGTGATATTgcatgtaattttttttatattatatgaatattttaatgaaGAAATTAGTCAGGTGAAACTGTTCATTGCTTTTCAAGGTAAATACCGTTTAACTTAATGAGAATGATAACCtccatttaaataataatatgaaGACCAGGCCCGGAGCTGATAAACAAAATTCCTCGTATTCATCAACatattatatttgaatttaaggaagaagaagctgATAAAACTACCAGGTTGCATGAAGAATCGAAAGAATTCCTGACCACGTCGCTTTCGGTTAATGATGGTTATATTACTCGTCAAAGTCTTGTTCTTTCTGtgtataattaattatcttaatgCAGGAAATTCGGGTTCATTCTAATTAATACCACTTCCAAATATTATTagtctctttctttttctccttcatCACCCGCCAATATTATATTCCTTCCGAAAGGTGTAATTTGATCAGGTCTTGATTTTGATTTGCAGGGTTCAGATATCTGCTGTTTGAAACTATTTATAAGTAATAGATTTTGGTGCAAATATCCATTTAAATTCCATTTACGTTTAAAGAAATCAGATTGGATCCAAgtttttaaacgaatgttcaCTAAATAAACAGTTTCGGATAATTAATGAGTATtattaaacaattttgattagattatgaattttaacttGTTACTGTCAATCCTATTCAATGTTTTGTTAAAGTTTGAATAGCATGAAGTAAGTTATAATGGCAAATAGTAATAATCAATGATAAAAAGTTAAAGATGAGCAAAGAGTTTTACGCAACTTTCATGCAAAATATTCCATCTATATCTTGATTCTTGTCCTTTTGATGTTTTGTAATGTAATAAATTCTATTTTTGGATAAGTTTTCCATATCCAAAATGTTGAAGATATGGCATGCAGAATCATGATCCaatattgattttttagtCGCAAAATAATCAAACAGCAACATAACATTGGGTGTAATGATCAACTTCAAATATTTATCCAGTAATTTTTTGGACTTAAACCACGTTAGTTTCAAAAGCTCAAACTCAAGTTGTTAGTAGTAATGGACttgaattattatataaatctTAGCAATCACATTCACATCAGATGTGAGATGTAAGATATCACAATCCCACCTATTAAAATCCTTGATGTCCTCGTCAAGGACACATATCATGTGCATTTCATAAGATTAAAATCTCACCAGTGCAATGTGAAAGCCCACATCGGACTAACGCATGCTTTAACTTTTGAGGTCATGTGGGTTAGGTCCGAAAAGTTGCTTGATCGATGCTGGACTTGAGTCTTTACATTGGGTGTTAGGATGGTCTTGAATTATAGTTTGAttaggatagtcttgaattgtagtttgattaggatagtttaattctaattaaactagTACACCTTATTAAGatagtctttaaatctagttagacTAGAACAACTTATCCTAATTgtatttggataagattattGTACTTAGCCCCTATAAAAGGATCTTATGGGGTTAAAGAATAGTTAtcacctagatttagagagagtaATTTGCGTGTACGTGGCCTAACGATTGTGAGTTTGAGACTATTCTTgtaatctcttaatttttctcttagtgaatATTTCTCTATTGTTGTGCCTGTGAACGTAAGTCATTAAAAGACCGAACtacgtaaattcttgtgttcttgtgttcttgtgagtgtgcttgatttctttctttctttctttattctattaatTGGGTGAGATCTTGGACAACTCTTTAGGGATACTTTTGCAATTTTCACAACAAATTAGTATCCGAACTTCAAGGTCTTGAGTCAATTTGAATATTGCAATGGTAACTTCATCGACCAAGTATGagattgaaaagtttaatgaaaaaaataatttcagcTTGTGGTGTGTTAAGATGCGCACATTATTAGTGCAACAAGGACTGTTGCAAccactaaaagaaaaaaaccatcTTCTTTTGAATTTATCTGATGGTGAGAAAGATGACCTTATGGAGAAAGCACATAATGCTATTCTCCTAGCTTTGTCTAATGAGATGCTAAGAGAAGTCACGGATGAAAAATCTGTTACTACAGTGTGGCTTAAACTCGAGAGTATTTATATGACCAAATCCTTGACGAATCGGCTTTATATGAAGCAACGATTGTATACTCTCAAGATATGTGAAGGTACATCCTTTAATACCcacattgatgaatttaatagagttattcttgatttaaagaatatcgaTGTTAAATTGAGGATGAAGACCAAGCTTTAATTCTTCTATGTTTTTTACTTCCATCGTATGAAAACTTCATGGATTCTATGTTATATGGTCGAGACACTTTCACCTTTGAAGATGTAAGGGcatatttaaatttcaaggaattgaaaaagaaaattagtggTATCTAGAACGAAAATCAAGCAGAATGCCTGATTGTGAATACAGAAAAAGATAGAAAGAAGGGTTTAGACAGAAAGGTACATCTAGCTAAAATTGTGGTTAGAAATGGCACTTTTCATCAAGATTGTACCAAATTCAAAGATGATGAAAAGGTCAACAAATATGAGAATACTGCAAATATGGTTGGAGATGACTTTGATACTTTTAGGGAAGCTAATAGTGTTCTTGCAGTTACTTTTGGTAACCTGATGGATACATGGATCT from Theobroma cacao cultivar B97-61/B2 chromosome 5, Criollo_cocoa_genome_V2, whole genome shotgun sequence carries:
- the LOC18597477 gene encoding nodulation-signaling pathway 2 protein, whose product is MMESENFPLLWPVDDFMNPTIDQFELHDLNMSAHFNGCEFSSSFTTREDSSDISSISHFSTMFSGEVFQFPACDDQLQVTEPLEDFSVVPLEGLESMLTDGIEDLYNCLDETSEESFQSLPLSSHGQDVWSPSPSVRSSEASTDVISMQSSLTMPGVAMEIDNQLSIFHLLKAYGEAIEKNQTQLAEVIMRCVGEKASPVGETWERIAFSLSQSIQNQSDYLMQESSRNFETAFRAFYQMFPYGRFAHFAANSAILEAMPNDADMLHIVDFDIGEGIQWPPLIEALAWQHKTLRLTSIRWGEEDFAHSPWRFEDTRRQLCDHARSLGLKLKVEEMGIEDLANELKKMKKRGGGREWLAFNCMVGLPHMGKGKSRKFVNQFLNVAKELLASSVPRNRGIITFGDGDACAKLKDCSGFGTFFDGHLMHYQAILESMQSNFAERLMQARMAMESLFVGPNICPQAWFQKWKEIEETRHFQAETALEGLRVSTERLMEAKGTVRERENLFEVSIGGNCGNELALEWRGTTLVRVSSWRQDQS